In the genome of Gloeotrichia echinulata CP02, one region contains:
- a CDS encoding response regulator transcription factor: MSKIRIALIEDHDLTRVGIRTALLQKEEIEVVGEATNAAEGLKMLKKLQPDIAIVDIGLPDKDGIELTREVKSSGNGDELATKVLILTLRDNREAVLAAFAAGADSYCMKDIKFDNLLEAVRVTYNGNAWIDPAIARIVLQQAQQNPPKPETISMDSPTHVQNPNAVENQEVIDPYILTERELEVLQLIVEGCSNAVIAERLYITVGTVKTHVRNILNKLCADDRTQAAVRALRSGLVG; encoded by the coding sequence ATGAGTAAAATTCGTATTGCTCTGATTGAAGATCATGACCTCACCCGCGTGGGTATTAGGACAGCACTACTACAAAAAGAAGAAATAGAAGTTGTAGGGGAAGCTACCAATGCTGCAGAAGGTCTAAAAATGTTAAAAAAGTTACAACCTGATATTGCGATTGTAGATATTGGGTTACCGGATAAGGATGGTATTGAACTGACGCGGGAGGTGAAATCTAGTGGTAATGGGGATGAATTAGCGACAAAGGTGTTAATTTTGACTTTGCGGGATAACAGAGAAGCGGTGCTAGCAGCTTTTGCTGCTGGGGCTGACTCCTACTGCATGAAAGATATCAAATTTGATAATTTGCTGGAAGCAGTGCGAGTAACTTACAATGGCAACGCTTGGATCGATCCGGCGATCGCTCGGATTGTGTTACAACAAGCCCAGCAAAATCCACCGAAACCGGAAACGATCTCAATGGATTCTCCCACCCATGTCCAAAATCCCAATGCAGTAGAAAATCAGGAGGTTATTGATCCTTACATCCTGACAGAAAGGGAATTAGAAGTGTTACAGTTGATTGTCGAAGGTTGTAGTAATGCTGTCATCGCCGAAAGACTTTACATAACAGTTGGGACAGTGAAAACTCACGTCCGCAATATTTTGAATAAGCTATGTGCTGATGACCGTACCCAAGCCGCAGTTCGCGCCTTGCGTTCTGGGTTAGTGGGATAA
- a CDS encoding WecB/TagA/CpsF family glycosyltransferase → MSKPPKKVSVLGIPVHVMTNYPGWLLECLLEGKGAHVVTLNAEMTMQAERNSSLAKVIQDAELVIPDGAGVVLYLRWLLWQKVQRCPGIELAETLLRELGQQQTGTKVFFYGGAPGVAANAAEFCQQQISGLNMVGTHSGYHSKEEEEQLRQTLAQLQPQVIFVGLGVPRQELWIAENRHLCPQAIWIGVGGSFDIWSGAKTRAPAWLGNNNLEWLYRLYQEPWRWRRMLALPEFAMKAFVYHFTAKGAIS, encoded by the coding sequence ATGTCTAAACCGCCGAAAAAGGTTTCAGTTTTAGGCATACCAGTTCATGTGATGACTAACTATCCGGGCTGGTTGCTAGAATGCCTACTTGAAGGCAAAGGCGCTCATGTGGTAACGCTAAATGCAGAAATGACGATGCAAGCAGAGCGGAATAGTTCTCTAGCTAAGGTCATTCAAGATGCTGAGTTAGTGATTCCAGATGGCGCGGGGGTAGTTCTGTATTTACGCTGGCTTTTATGGCAAAAAGTGCAGCGTTGTCCAGGGATTGAACTGGCGGAAACACTGTTGCGAGAACTTGGACAACAGCAGACAGGTACAAAGGTATTTTTCTATGGCGGCGCACCTGGTGTAGCAGCAAATGCGGCTGAGTTTTGTCAGCAGCAAATCTCTGGTTTGAATATGGTCGGTACTCACTCCGGCTACCATTCAAAAGAAGAGGAAGAACAATTACGACAAACTCTGGCCCAATTGCAGCCACAAGTGATTTTTGTCGGCTTGGGAGTGCCACGTCAAGAGTTATGGATTGCCGAAAATCGTCATTTGTGTCCCCAAGCAATTTGGATTGGCGTTGGTGGTAGCTTTGATATTTGGTCGGGAGCAAAAACTCGCGCCCCCGCGTGGTTGGGAAATAATAATTTGGAATGGCTATATCGGCTTTATCAAGAACCCTGGCGTTGGCGGCGGATGTTGGCTTTACCAGAGTTTGCGATGAAAGCTTTTGTTTATCATTTCACGGCAAAGGGTGCAATTAGTTAG
- a CDS encoding armadillo-type fold-containing protein yields the protein MAQASSSWQQLINQLPVWSLPGFKTGSPKQRTFQRFSGPGGILGFLTIIVAMLLWNWKLLLALLSGVGVMLLVYSIQKLDWQKHWSLIRQFFNSPNRRLVLAVTSGGIATISTYMAAAIWVDAKSPWIAAGAIIQGLGTLLTLIFLVWQSVIFYGKPEEDQIDQLLVFLTEPDPLKRLIAVQQLTKFITRQRIDSSWQQNIVECLRLLLSREQEAVIREAAFESLQALDRLQVLPSTSTTATPLRYMESRVQSQKSKVHS from the coding sequence GTGGCACAGGCTTCGTCTTCGTGGCAGCAATTAATCAACCAGCTTCCAGTCTGGTCGCTTCCAGGGTTCAAGACAGGAAGCCCAAAGCAGCGCACTTTCCAGAGGTTTTCAGGGCCTGGAGGTATTCTTGGGTTCCTGACAATCATCGTTGCTATGTTGTTGTGGAACTGGAAACTTCTCTTGGCGCTGTTGAGCGGCGTTGGGGTAATGTTATTAGTTTACTCAATCCAGAAGTTGGACTGGCAAAAGCACTGGTCTTTGATTCGGCAGTTTTTCAACAGTCCAAATCGTCGCTTAGTTTTAGCAGTTACTAGTGGTGGTATTGCTACCATCAGTACTTATATGGCAGCAGCAATCTGGGTTGATGCCAAAAGCCCCTGGATTGCGGCTGGTGCTATTATACAAGGTTTAGGAACTCTGTTAACTTTAATTTTTTTAGTCTGGCAAAGCGTCATTTTTTATGGTAAGCCAGAAGAAGACCAAATTGATCAGTTGTTGGTTTTCTTAACTGAACCAGACCCCTTAAAGCGTTTGATTGCCGTACAACAACTGACTAAATTCATCACTCGCCAACGAATTGATTCTTCCTGGCAGCAAAATATCGTAGAATGCTTGCGACTCCTACTGAGTAGGGAACAGGAAGCCGTGATTCGAGAAGCAGCTTTTGAGAGTTTGCAAGCCCTAGACCGCTTGCAAGTTCTACCATCTACATCTACTACAGCCACGCCCTTGCGCTATATGGAGTCAAGAGTCCAAAGTCAAAAGTCCAAAGTTCATTCTTAA
- a CDS encoding transposase, translating into MALRRATFRLYPTKEVNAKLHYHRKLHQDLYNAAVSNRITSYKKFGKSVSYFEQQNCLPDFKEVWYEYKVCNSQTLQATLKRVDFAFQRFSNGLGGYPKFKSIRHYSGWTYPSFTGWKAHSTGDNGYLKLAKIGQIQMRGKARVWAQTKALDILYRHGKWYASIVLDIDEVLLKNSRKTDNGIIAIDLGCNDAIAWTNGVENGLVPAPRFFRKAEEKNKQLSKGKRRKRSPNFKKKIKASRRWKKTQKLISKLLRKVSNQRQNFVHQETTRIISGNSTVVTEKLEVRKMSVKAKKGKRKKQKSGLNKSILDVGMGMIRDALKAKLSDVGGLFVEVPTKKVKPSQTCPKCGHQEKKTLDQREHVCHNCGYTQQRDIASAEVMLLWHSKNLQGLGTNLSDVDDFSSTSDTSKHKQTGSLKQLSQRKRQKSQLTDGDVETPSSTK; encoded by the coding sequence ATGGCGTTACGTAGAGCAACTTTTAGGCTTTATCCAACAAAGGAAGTCAATGCAAAATTGCATTACCATAGGAAGCTTCATCAGGATCTATATAATGCCGCAGTATCAAACAGAATTACTTCATACAAAAAGTTTGGGAAATCTGTTTCTTACTTTGAGCAACAGAATTGTTTACCTGATTTCAAGGAAGTCTGGTATGAATATAAAGTTTGTAATTCCCAAACATTACAAGCAACATTAAAACGTGTTGATTTCGCTTTTCAACGATTTTCCAATGGACTTGGAGGATACCCTAAATTCAAATCAATCCGTCATTATTCAGGTTGGACTTATCCATCATTTACCGGATGGAAAGCCCATAGCACTGGTGACAACGGTTATTTGAAATTAGCAAAAATTGGTCAAATTCAGATGAGAGGAAAAGCTAGAGTTTGGGCACAAACCAAAGCTTTAGACATCCTTTATCGGCACGGGAAATGGTACGCCTCCATAGTTTTAGATATTGATGAAGTTCTCTTAAAAAATAGTCGGAAAACTGATAATGGTATTATTGCCATTGATTTAGGTTGTAATGATGCAATTGCTTGGACAAACGGTGTAGAAAATGGCTTAGTTCCTGCTCCTAGGTTTTTTCGTAAAGCGGAAGAAAAGAATAAACAATTAAGCAAAGGTAAACGTCGTAAACGTTCACCTAATTTCAAAAAGAAGATTAAGGCTTCTAGAAGGTGGAAGAAAACACAAAAGTTAATTAGCAAGCTTTTGAGAAAAGTTTCTAACCAACGTCAGAACTTCGTTCACCAGGAAACTACACGGATAATTAGCGGTAACAGCACGGTAGTAACTGAAAAACTAGAAGTCAGAAAAATGAGTGTCAAAGCCAAAAAAGGCAAACGAAAGAAACAAAAATCTGGTCTAAATAAATCAATTCTTGATGTAGGAATGGGAATGATAAGAGATGCTTTGAAAGCAAAATTATCAGATGTTGGAGGTTTATTTGTAGAAGTGCCTACGAAAAAAGTAAAACCATCCCAAACTTGCCCTAAATGTGGGCATCAAGAAAAGAAAACTTTAGATCAGCGAGAACATGTTTGCCATAATTGTGGATATACCCAACAAAGGGATATAGCATCAGCAGAAGTGATGTTGCTTTGGCATTCAAAGAATCTACAGGGGTTAGGAACTAACCTCTCAGATGTAGATGATTTTAGCTCTACTTCAGACACCAGTAAGCACAAGCAAACTGGAAGTCTCAAGCAACTAAGTCAGAGGAAACGTCAAAAATCTCAACTTACTGATGGGGATGTAGAAACCCCATCTTCAACGAAGTAA
- the tnpA gene encoding IS200/IS605 family transposase — protein sequence MKTTLRKGAHAVFRIQFHIIFVTKYSKNVINQAILTKLQEIFSRVCEKRKCELLEFNGEANHVHLLVDVHPDNNTSQLISSLKSASSRIVRKEFEEYLKQYYWNKEDPSFWTDAYCVISAGGAPLETLKEYIQSQDKPTN from the coding sequence ATGAAAACTACTTTACGAAAAGGCGCTCATGCTGTTTTCAGGATTCAGTTCCATATAATTTTTGTGACAAAATACAGTAAAAATGTTATAAATCAAGCAATTCTAACTAAATTACAAGAAATATTTAGTAGAGTTTGTGAAAAAAGAAAATGTGAACTATTAGAATTTAACGGTGAGGCAAATCATGTACATTTATTGGTGGATGTACATCCAGACAATAATACCTCACAGTTAATTAGTTCTCTAAAATCTGCATCAAGTAGAATTGTCAGAAAAGAGTTTGAGGAATATCTCAAACAATACTATTGGAACAAAGAAGACCCTAGTTTTTGGACAGATGCTTACTGTGTTATTTCTGCTGGTGGTGCGCCATTAGAAACTCTAAAAGAATATATCCAATCACAGGACAAACCAACCAACTAA
- a CDS encoding alpha/beta hydrolase — MFEPLGFEQRSIITSLGKIMYHTATGAPWQNDVTAKGDRQTLVFLHGFGGGSSSYEWSKVYPAFTAEYRILAPDLIGWGKSEHPARNYTIEDYLTNIRQFLAQTCTEPVTVIASSLTAALTIRVAIAHPNLFKSLILTTPAGLSDFGEDYSRSFFAQLVSVPVVDRLLYSAGIATSGGIRSFLEQRQFAQPSRIYQEIVDAYLESAQQPNAEYAALSFVRGDLCFDLSLYIQQLKTPTAIIWGQKSQFTGPEIGRRLANINPQAIRFFQPLQDVGLTPQLELPAVTIGLIRQFLPLLK, encoded by the coding sequence ATGTTTGAGCCATTGGGATTTGAGCAACGTTCCATAATTACCTCACTAGGTAAAATTATGTACCATACTGCCACTGGCGCACCGTGGCAGAATGATGTTACCGCAAAAGGCGATCGCCAAACTTTGGTATTTTTGCATGGCTTTGGCGGTGGGTCTTCTAGTTATGAGTGGTCGAAAGTTTATCCAGCCTTTACCGCCGAATATCGCATTCTTGCACCAGATTTAATCGGCTGGGGTAAATCGGAGCATCCAGCACGTAATTACACGATTGAAGATTATTTGACGAATATTCGTCAGTTTTTGGCGCAAACTTGTACAGAACCAGTAACGGTGATCGCTTCTTCCCTAACTGCGGCGTTGACAATTCGAGTGGCGATCGCCCATCCTAATTTATTCAAGTCTTTAATTCTCACCACACCCGCTGGACTTTCTGACTTTGGCGAAGACTACTCCCGCAGCTTTTTTGCTCAGTTAGTCAGCGTTCCCGTTGTTGACCGCTTGCTGTATAGTGCTGGTATTGCTACCAGTGGTGGAATTCGCAGTTTTTTAGAGCAAAGACAATTTGCCCAGCCTAGTCGCATCTACCAGGAAATTGTCGATGCTTATCTGGAATCAGCCCAGCAGCCAAATGCTGAATATGCAGCCCTATCTTTTGTCCGGGGCGATTTGTGCTTTGATTTGTCCCTTTACATTCAGCAACTGAAAACTCCCACCGCTATTATCTGGGGACAAAAATCCCAATTTACCGGGCCAGAAATTGGACGCCGCCTAGCAAATATCAATCCCCAAGCGATTCGATTTTTTCAACCGCTACAAGATGTGGGGTTAACGCCACAATTAGAACTACCAGCGGTAACAATTGGGTTGATTCGGCAATTTTTGCCTTTGCTTAAATAG
- a CDS encoding RusA family crossover junction endodeoxyribonuclease — protein sequence MLPFDFVVIGKPVSHQSKERKRIQAWKDQVRSAAESYWKGNPPLGDLLKVVITHFYEAVSGDESSVPDSDNIVKPIRDALNGVIYVDDYQITDFISRRRNLNGSFRLKGISPALAEGFAQSQEFLHIRIELAPDPGDLH from the coding sequence ATGCTACCCTTTGATTTTGTCGTCATTGGTAAACCAGTTTCTCACCAAAGTAAAGAACGCAAGCGCATACAAGCCTGGAAAGACCAAGTTCGTAGTGCGGCTGAGTCTTACTGGAAAGGAAATCCACCATTAGGTGATCTTTTAAAGGTTGTGATTACACACTTCTATGAAGCAGTTTCTGGCGATGAGTCGAGTGTTCCAGATAGTGACAATATAGTCAAGCCCATTAGAGACGCCTTGAATGGTGTAATTTATGTTGATGACTATCAAATTACCGATTTCATCAGCCGTAGACGCAACCTTAATGGATCTTTTAGACTCAAGGGAATATCCCCAGCTTTAGCAGAAGGATTTGCCCAAAGTCAAGAATTTTTGCACATTAGAATTGAACTTGCGCCAGATCCTGGAGATTTACATTGA
- a CDS encoding DUF4330 domain-containing protein: MAILDSKGRLFGKINLFDLAAGLVILLVIFGIFVFPGPSGSVAQVGVEAVPIEVDLVVRGLNVRDPEQLFKNGFTKGGKTNVIIRNQPHGQIGIKSIQQLPRTLTIAQPDGSVKELPDPRSNNFSTDMLLTLEGKAKVTKTGPVIGNSKVKIGMPFELEGFNYNFNATVIDVRLKDK; the protein is encoded by the coding sequence ATGGCTATTTTAGATTCCAAAGGTCGCTTATTCGGCAAAATCAACCTTTTCGATTTAGCTGCTGGGCTGGTAATTTTGCTAGTGATATTCGGCATTTTTGTTTTTCCTGGTCCTTCCGGTTCCGTCGCCCAAGTCGGTGTCGAAGCCGTACCCATCGAAGTAGATTTAGTAGTTCGTGGTTTGAATGTCCGCGACCCTGAACAGTTATTCAAGAACGGATTTACAAAAGGTGGTAAAACCAATGTAATTATCCGCAATCAACCCCACGGTCAGATTGGGATTAAATCGATTCAACAACTACCTCGAACCTTGACTATTGCTCAACCCGATGGTTCCGTGAAAGAATTGCCCGACCCTCGTTCAAACAATTTTAGTACAGATATGCTTTTGACCTTAGAAGGTAAAGCTAAAGTTACTAAAACAGGACCTGTCATTGGTAACAGTAAAGTTAAAATTGGTATGCCATTTGAATTAGAAGGATTTAACTATAACTTTAATGCTACTGTCATTGATGTTAGGTTAAAAGATAAATAA
- a CDS encoding M48 family metalloprotease, producing MIYWQKFLTNYRLWRRRWLYPLISVVVALSVCVTTPLPGRAFDLLPLLLQGVQVLQLSNISDRDEVDLGKQINQQLQSGEVRLYRNAEVNRYVEQIGRRLVANSDRPNLPYTFQVVEDDSINAFATLGGYVYVHTGLLKVADNEAELASVLAHEIGHIGGKHLIKQMRQKAIASGIATATGLDRNQAVGIGVELALNRPRSRQDEFDADQRGLRTLTRSGYAQSAMVSFMKKLVARGSTPAFLSTHPATGDRIKKLNSSINAQPSNGRDGLDNATYKTNLRPLIRS from the coding sequence ATGATTTATTGGCAAAAATTTCTGACAAATTACCGTTTGTGGCGGCGTCGTTGGTTGTATCCGTTGATTTCGGTGGTAGTCGCCCTGAGTGTATGTGTGACTACACCCCTCCCTGGTAGGGCTTTTGACTTATTGCCGCTATTATTACAGGGAGTCCAGGTACTTCAGCTTTCTAATATATCCGATCGCGACGAAGTTGATCTTGGTAAGCAAATTAATCAGCAATTACAGAGTGGCGAAGTTCGCCTTTACCGGAATGCAGAAGTTAATCGTTATGTAGAACAAATAGGTCGGCGTTTGGTAGCTAATAGCGATCGCCCCAATCTTCCCTATACTTTCCAGGTCGTTGAGGATGATTCTATCAATGCCTTTGCCACTTTGGGAGGCTATGTTTATGTCCACACAGGACTGCTGAAAGTTGCAGACAATGAAGCGGAACTCGCAAGTGTACTCGCCCATGAAATTGGTCATATTGGCGGAAAACACCTAATAAAACAAATGCGACAAAAAGCGATCGCTAGTGGGATAGCAACAGCAACAGGTTTAGACCGCAATCAAGCTGTGGGAATTGGTGTGGAACTAGCCCTAAATCGTCCCCGCAGTCGTCAAGATGAATTTGATGCTGATCAACGGGGATTAAGAACTTTGACACGCAGTGGTTATGCTCAATCGGCGATGGTTTCCTTTATGAAAAAACTCGTAGCAAGGGGTTCTACGCCAGCGTTTTTGAGTACTCACCCCGCAACAGGCGATCGCATTAAGAAACTCAACAGCAGTATTAATGCTCAACCTAGCAATGGCCGCGACGGATTAGATAATGCTACTTATAAAACTAATCTCCGCCCCTTGATACGGAGTTAG
- a CDS encoding metallophosphoesterase family protein: protein MSQTNQRRIVIGDVHGHYEGLMTLLSAIAPTSDDQLYFLGDLIDRGPQSAQVVNFVKNNNYPCLLGNHEQMLLNILSNGGVATPAMQAWLYGGGQATVASYQEATIPQDHLDWFKALPTYLDLGNVWLTHAGVDPSLPLTEQTSEQFCWIRDEFHSIEQPYFRDKLIIIGHTITFTLPGVNPGYLAQGRGWLDIDTGAYHPRSGWLTGLDITNNLVYQANVFKKRVRTLSLEEAVINVDPAEIRSDRRNKQRV, encoded by the coding sequence ATGAGCCAAACTAACCAGCGTCGAATTGTAATTGGGGATGTGCATGGTCACTACGAAGGATTGATGACTCTCTTGAGTGCGATCGCCCCCACATCTGACGATCAACTCTATTTTCTCGGAGACTTAATTGATCGTGGACCTCAGAGCGCACAAGTAGTTAATTTTGTCAAGAACAATAACTACCCATGTTTGCTGGGAAATCATGAGCAGATGTTATTAAACATTCTCAGCAATGGGGGAGTCGCCACCCCAGCAATGCAAGCCTGGTTGTATGGTGGGGGACAAGCAACGGTAGCCAGTTATCAAGAAGCGACAATTCCCCAAGATCATCTCGATTGGTTCAAAGCGCTGCCAACATATCTCGACTTAGGGAATGTGTGGTTAACTCATGCTGGTGTTGATCCTTCCCTACCATTAACAGAACAAACCTCAGAGCAATTTTGCTGGATACGAGACGAATTTCACAGCATTGAACAGCCTTACTTTCGTGATAAACTGATTATCATCGGTCACACCATTACCTTTACTTTACCAGGCGTCAACCCTGGCTATCTAGCACAAGGCAGAGGGTGGCTAGACATAGATACTGGCGCTTATCACCCCCGTAGTGGCTGGTTAACCGGACTCGACATCACAAATAACCTAGTGTATCAAGCCAACGTATTTAAAAAACGTGTCCGCACCCTATCTTTAGAAGAAGCCGTAATTAACGTAGATCCAGCCGAAATTAGAAGCGATCGCCGCAATAAGCAGCGCGTATAA
- a CDS encoding DUF2470 domain-containing protein: MSEEFSSAISSRICKHMNEDHADAVVLYAQAFGGVTSATVASMLSIDSEGMDLTAQVDGEPVPVRISFDHILADAEDAHQTLIAMIKQARVQTK; encoded by the coding sequence ATGTCTGAAGAGTTTTCATCGGCAATTAGTTCGCGCATCTGCAAGCATATGAATGAGGATCATGCTGATGCGGTGGTTCTTTATGCTCAGGCCTTTGGCGGAGTAACATCTGCAACAGTAGCCTCGATGCTGTCAATTGATTCTGAAGGTATGGATTTAACAGCACAAGTCGATGGTGAACCTGTACCAGTTCGCATTTCGTTTGATCATATATTAGCAGATGCGGAAGATGCTCACCAAACTCTGATTGCAATGATCAAACAAGCTAGAGTCCAAACGAAGTAG
- the dcm gene encoding DNA (cytosine-5-)-methyltransferase codes for MKKIRFVDLFSGIGGIRLAFEQAANSLNIETECVLSSEINPDAQLVYETNFGHKPLGDVRLIEKLPEHEILLAGFPCQSFSHAGKKAGFGDTRGTLFFEIARLLDTYQPKAFIFENVRGLYSHDEGRTLTTIQHEMQSRGYSFHSCLLNSANFGLPQNRVRIYLVGVLNASPTFDLISDVGPKDSHSYDTQQLSLFYPDKKPVTVADILENNPDAKYDCSTEFVSALKRIFHDDLNRLHGVRLIDYRGGNSVHSWELGLRGECSADEIALMNRFILKRRNKEFGREQDGKLLTKEQIASFFAHPNLGEILNSLVAKKYLKLINGKYKPLAGNFSFEVYKFVDPQKISVTLVASDANRLGVYHNHRVRRLTQREAARLQGFPDSFILHPQDDKAYYQLGNSVSINVVKAVAKEVLLNIFSVVQQTTKKEQLKIIPIGKKNGTDRVGAQGLAPL; via the coding sequence ATGAAAAAGATTCGGTTTGTTGATTTATTTTCAGGAATCGGGGGAATTAGATTAGCTTTTGAACAAGCGGCTAATTCTTTAAATATAGAAACTGAATGTGTTTTAAGTAGCGAAATTAATCCAGATGCTCAATTAGTTTATGAAACAAATTTCGGTCATAAACCTTTAGGTGATGTGCGGTTAATTGAGAAACTACCAGAACATGAAATTTTATTGGCTGGGTTTCCTTGTCAGTCTTTTTCTCATGCGGGTAAAAAAGCAGGGTTTGGAGATACGCGAGGGACACTTTTTTTTGAAATCGCCAGATTACTGGATACTTATCAACCAAAAGCGTTTATTTTTGAGAATGTCCGAGGACTTTATAGCCATGATGAAGGTAGAACTTTGACAACAATTCAGCACGAAATGCAAAGTAGAGGCTACAGCTTTCATAGTTGTTTACTCAACAGTGCTAATTTTGGCTTACCGCAGAACCGTGTGCGAATTTATCTTGTAGGAGTTTTAAATGCGTCTCCCACTTTTGATTTGATATCAGATGTGGGACCAAAAGATTCCCACTCTTATGATACACAACAGCTATCTTTATTTTACCCGGATAAAAAGCCGGTAACTGTGGCTGATATCTTAGAAAATAACCCTGATGCAAAATATGATTGTTCAACCGAGTTTGTAAGTGCTTTGAAACGAATATTTCATGATGATTTAAATCGCTTACATGGAGTACGTTTGATTGATTATCGCGGTGGTAACTCGGTTCATTCTTGGGAATTAGGATTGCGTGGTGAGTGTAGCGCGGATGAAATTGCATTGATGAACCGGTTTATTTTAAAGAGACGTAATAAAGAGTTTGGGCGTGAACAAGATGGAAAGTTATTAACTAAGGAACAAATAGCTAGTTTTTTTGCACACCCAAATCTTGGAGAAATTCTCAACTCTTTGGTTGCGAAGAAATATCTAAAATTGATTAATGGGAAATATAAACCTTTGGCGGGTAATTTTTCCTTTGAGGTTTATAAGTTTGTCGATCCTCAGAAAATTTCTGTTACCCTAGTGGCTAGTGATGCTAATAGATTGGGAGTTTACCACAATCACCGAGTGCGACGACTAACTCAGCGCGAAGCCGCAAGATTGCAGGGTTTTCCTGATAGTTTTATCCTACATCCTCAAGATGATAAAGCTTACTATCAATTGGGCAATTCTGTGAGTATTAATGTAGTTAAAGCTGTGGCTAAAGAAGTGCTTTTGAATATTTTCTCTGTTGTTCAACAAACAACAAAGAAAGAGCAGCTTAAAATCATACCAATTGGAAAAAAGAATGGGACAGATAGGGTAGGGGCGCAAGGCCTTGCGCCTCTATAG
- a CDS encoding Tab2/Atab2 family RNA-binding protein: protein MKIWQTDFYRSPQRDATGEILWELLLTDATRSFEYIATCPQSQANSTWITAQLELAAGEKLPDIIQVFRPQSLSLIAAAAGNLNIEVEPTRRTLALKKWLQEKQHPLVVDKPPPAPLPENLWGEQWRFATLNAGELVDVFKERPIPILDTPEDLKPLNLGLASTVAIPGVVIYGGRRSLPLARWLKTSRPVALSYIAGAPDGLVLEASLVDRWIVATFEDSEVTTAAKVYEQRKQQSQGLHFLLLQPDDSGMTYTGFWLLKLED from the coding sequence ATGAAAATTTGGCAAACCGATTTTTATCGTAGTCCCCAACGAGATGCAACTGGTGAAATTTTATGGGAATTGTTGTTAACTGACGCAACTCGTAGCTTTGAATATATAGCCACCTGTCCCCAATCACAAGCAAATTCCACTTGGATAACTGCTCAACTTGAGTTAGCCGCTGGTGAGAAACTCCCAGATATAATCCAGGTGTTTCGTCCTCAATCTTTAAGTTTAATTGCCGCCGCTGCTGGTAATTTAAATATTGAAGTCGAACCTACGCGCCGCACTTTGGCACTAAAGAAATGGTTGCAAGAAAAGCAACATCCTTTAGTAGTAGATAAACCACCCCCAGCACCATTACCAGAAAATCTCTGGGGGGAACAATGGCGTTTTGCGACTTTAAATGCAGGTGAATTGGTAGATGTGTTTAAGGAACGCCCAATTCCAATTTTGGATACACCAGAAGATCTCAAACCCCTAAATTTGGGGTTAGCCTCAACAGTAGCGATCCCCGGTGTGGTAATATATGGAGGCAGGCGATCGCTCCCTTTGGCACGGTGGTTAAAAACATCCCGTCCCGTAGCGCTGAGTTATATTGCTGGTGCCCCTGATGGTTTGGTGTTGGAAGCTAGTTTGGTAGATAGGTGGATTGTGGCGACTTTTGAAGATTCGGAAGTAACTACTGCTGCTAAAGTTTATGAACAGCGCAAGCAGCAGAGTCAGGGGCTGCACTTTTTATTACTCCAGCCTGATGATTCGGGTATGACTTACACTGGTTTTTGGTTGTTAAAATTAGAAGATTGA